A region of the Dreissena polymorpha isolate Duluth1 chromosome 6, UMN_Dpol_1.0, whole genome shotgun sequence genome:
GATTTTGTCTGATTTTTCGGTTATTGGTctcttgccataaataaaggactgTAATTATGTTTGTGTTCTGCTTGTTCAGATGAATACTAACTGATAATATTCGTATATTGAACAAGTTGTCCAACGCTTATGTGTATATTGAACAAGTTGTCCAACGCTTATGTGTATATTGAACAAGTGGTCCAACGCTTATGTCACAACCGAGAGGTAAAAGATGTTGTAAGCTTCCAGTGTTAATCTTTGTATCGAACttacaatttgaaaatatttgttataatgtaCGCATTCTAAATCTGTATTTAATTACTTCGTTCACGTAAACATTTCAAGAAAATGGTTAAGAGAAAGCAATTAAAAACCCAGTGATAAAGAGATTTTTGCCTGTACCTACACATGGATTTCCGTTTAGGATAAATCTAAATTTCAACGCGATGAAAGGTTGTCTATGGTTACTACGTGAGAATTGTTCAATACCAATAACGGGATAAGATGGGGTCGCATTTCAGTCTATCAAACGTTGCCCAATGATTTGTAATATAATGATACAAATATGCAACCATGTGCAATCAGCAACAACTGAAACCATTATTTATAACTGGATAAAACCTCTTCAATTTTCAGCTCAATCCTTGATGCAACCCAATATCCACAGAAAATATTTCAATTCTTGCTAAAGAGTCCTCATATCTTATGAAAggaaatgatgttttttttcacaCACCAAAACTTTTTCGTTTGTAAGTAATGCAtttgattattatattatttaaaagagcgaatataaaaatattacatactTTATTGTATGCAAGGTACGAATGTAGTGTACCTACTCAATTTTCTAAGCAAGTACAGCAACTACTCCATTAACCCATtaaagcctagtggactctcccatccttctaaattggatcaatttatttctaaaattagggatgtctattatatttatttctatatttagatcatttcttacagaaattcctttaagcaaacagcatagaccctaatgagacgccgcatcatgcggcgtctcatatgggtctacgctgtttgccaagacctttttactagacgctaggcataaatgggttaattattacCAAATATTGGTCAATGACCGATTTAAACAAAATGGGTTTTGTTCTTTTTCCGGAAAAAAAGGTTCCAAAGCCGGGACTTCTCCAGGGTTCAATTTTACAGGTTTTGTGGATTTTGGCTTCAATAACAAGCACATGACCACGCGTCCACATAGCTAGTTGGCCTCGATGTTCGACTACAGTTGACATAGAATTTTTGACATCGACTTTTTAAAAATTCGATGCCAACAATTATAATGgatgtaaacaagagcaccgcataacgggtgccacgctcggctgcgaaagcttgtcagaatttgttttcaagaggtcaccatgaccttgacctttgacctagtgaccctaaatgggtgtggcgtgaagaactcatcaaggtgcatcttcatatgaagtttcaaagttgtaggtggaagcactttgattttagaggcaatgttaaggtttttgttaaagtttgatattaaaggtcacagtgaccttgacctttgacatagtgacccaaaaatgggtgtggcatgtagaacccatcaaggggcatctacatatgaagtttaaaagttgtaggtggaagcagtttgattttagagcatatgttaaagtttgatataagaagtcacagtgaccttaacctttgacctagtgacccaaaaatggatgttgcgtgtagaactcatcaaggtgcatctacatatgaagtttcaaagttgtaggtggaagcaatttgattttagagccaatgttaaggttttagcacaacgcctacggcggacgagctggctatgataatagctcgggttttctccgaaaacagcctcgctaaaaggACCGCTATTTTGGTTGTCTACATCACAATTAATATCAAAACAGCGCCGTTAAAATCAATGGTCAATATTCAATGCCACCATAGTAAATATGGATGTCAATTAAATTCGATTTATATTATCAAGGAAAATGTATTTTCAGTATCAAGAAATGATTTTTTGAACATGTGACCAGTCACCTGACCCATTGCAGAAATTGCCGATACAACTTTAACATGCGACCAGTCACCTGACCCATTGCAGACATTGCAGATACAACTTGACTATCATCATGTGACCAGTCACCTGACCCATGGCAGATATTGCAGACCAGTCACCTGACCCATTTCAGACATTGCAGATACAACTTCCTGTGTGCATACCTGTGAACAGCGTTACACCAAGGGTGTACATAGGCTGTGTGCGAGCTGACACGAAGTCGTATATGGGATCCATGATATTCAGAGTTAAAACACTGCACTGAAACAAATAGTGGAAGGCGTTTGTACAGTACATGCAAATAAGTTAATGGACATTTGATTGAGAATACCTAACAAACTAGCTTAAGGATTTCGAGTAAATATAAACGTTTGTTCGTTTtctatttgagccttgttctgggaaaactggacttaatgcatgtgcgtaaagtgtcatcccagattagcctgtgcagtccgcacaggttcatcagggatgacactttccgcctcaacttgattttcggtaaagagggacttccttgaaactaaaaatacaataaaagcggaaagtgtcgtccctgattagcatgtgcggactacacaggctaatctgggacgacactttacgcacattcattaagcccagttttctcagaacgcgacttatttgtttaaattattttgattgttcgctgttttcaacagtatttcagtcgtAGCACGGCGGTTCATCTTCCGACACATTTCCTGCGTTAGCTTGTGTACCAGAATTAAGTGCCAGAATTAAGTGCACGTTCTTATGTCAATACATGACAACTGACCTATTTGCATGAGATGCGGGCTAAGAATCGCcgtagaaataaatattttgtacaataagcGCATCACAAGCAATACATATGCgaaaactgaaatatttttttaactgaacAAGCGATGGAATTTTCAATTTCAAAGCATTTAGTTTCATCGATTAATGCCTTTACAAGACATAACAATTGCACATTGGACATTAAGTCGAAACATGTATAGCCAAAGAACGTTAAATGAATTCCGTAGTCATCGAAAGCTTCATGAAGTCATCATTGAACATTTCGTGAATTTTTCAGTCAATGGACGTTTCAACAATCCGTCAGTCAATGAACTTTTTATGAATTCTTCCATGCATGAACGTTCCACGATTATTCAATCAAGACGCGTTTCATGGCTGATTCAATCAATGAACGTGTCATTAATTTTTCGACCGATAGACGTTTAATGAATTATTAAgccaattaatttaattaattcattcaatgaacgtttcattttttaatcaatgctctttttattatttctacagTCAATGAATGTTTAATGCATTCTTAAATCAACGAACTTTCAATGAACCCGTCAGGAATTCTTCAAGTTATCAAACATTCCAGAATTCTTCAATCTGTgaagcagggtttttttttactaagaaagtgacgccgatattcggcgtcttcccctaccagaatttttcccctaaaaatacaatttcccctccaaaaatattaatttttcaccaaaatatcagattttaccctcaaagaaatgtttttttttcttttgggaagtcaaatcgaacactcaaatctgggaataccagtgattctaaatatacaaatgtagctctcaaattacgtcatggaaaccgggcaacaaATCGTATTAATCATATGACTATTTTACTGGTTTCCGGTCTTGAGCGAGAAGGGTGTATTGTCAATTAATTACTGGAAAACAGTCAAATTTTCATCCgtgttatgtgaaagccaagatataaatgttaaaacagaaaaaaagtctcacaattggcgttcatacacgaacaaaaatGTTCGGACTCGGCAAATATTAATTGCGTcaatgcattttttaagaatgaatcatcaaaaaccgttgaaacccagaaGGATTCGGAGGAAAATGTAATCACGGAGTGTAAAGAGTCCGtgatgtaatcaacatcgaacattgtgaaagtgaaagtacacaatcggcagctgccgcagctttcccttccaatactgtagcagatctagatcatctacccattcatcatgaaattgaaatcacaatattgacatcgtcccccggccccagttgaaaacatttcccattattagatctacccctgcaattttatttaggactttgactttcaTACTTGTTCATgagtttaagaacaaaaaggtcagagacatgcctctttttctaaaaaaaacccctgaagtctgtaggtgagttatagacattgaaattaacagctttattttttccccaaatatgtctctttcgcgctctattttccccttttaccgagcgtccagcgtcttcccctttttctaaaaaaaaacccctggtgAAGCCTATAGGATTTCTACAACCGATTAAACATATCATGAATTCTTCAATCAATGAAAGTCACCGAATTTTTCTGTACATAAACGTTTCGTTTACTGCGCAAGAGATGAACGTTTTATGAATTTTTCAATCGATGAATGTAAAATGAATTTGACAATCAATAAAAGCGCCATGaattattaaatcaattaaagCTTCATTTATTATCTTCAATTaatgaattgtttaaaaaaataatcagcgTTTCGTGAATTATTCAgtcaataaagtttcattaagtAGCAATCAATGAACCCATCATAAATTCGTTGTCAATGAATGTTCGCGCAATCAATTCTTCATATTCTTCACCCAAGAATCTTTCACGCATTTCTCTGTGACCTAATACCCGCCCTAGACCTACCACCGGTCTCATAACCTAACACCCGTTCTAGACCTACCATCCGTCCTAGAAACCACCACCCGTCCTAAAACCTACAACCCGTTTTTGACCTACCACCCATCCTAGACCTACCATCTGTCCAAGACCTACCACCGGTCTAAACCCTACCACCCGCCCTCGACTGACCGCCGTCTTAGAACCCACAATCCGTCCCACACCTACCACCCGTCCTAGACCTACCACCCGTCCTAGACCTACCACCCGTCCAATCACTTACCGTCCTAGACAACATACCGTCCAAGACCAACCACCCGTCCTACAACCTACCACCCGTCCTAGGACCTACCACCCGTCCTTGAACCGACCCCCCGTCTTAGAACCTTCCTCCACCCTACAACCTACCACCCATCCTACAACCTACCACACGTCCTTGGACCTACCACCCGTCCTTGAACCTTACACCCGTCCTACAACCTACCACCCGTCCTACAACCTACCACCCGTCCTAGACTTGTCTTCATGGCCATCACCATATTGAGCATGCTTTGTTGGAACCACTTCACCGTCAGGTTGTCGTTTGCAATGGCTGACGGGGCGGCTACGAGCCTAGAAGCGATAGTACTTATATAGTGAGACAAATAACAAGACGGAGACGTGAGTTGTTCCTTTACGATCACTGTATATCCATCTCATTCATTCAAAGCGCCTTTTTAAAAGACCTTATTCAAAATCAAAAGCGAATAAACCCAACTTGATCAAATGAAATACTAGTAATACAAATACCAACCCAAACAAGGCTCTGGCGACCCACATGACCCAGTAGTTCTTAAAAAGGGCACCCACTGCAAAGAGGGTCTGAAAATGTGAACATatgtgtagcaattataatattaaataacgaacatatgtttttcatgtaaaacaaCAGTTGCctcattttaaattataatgcAAAGCCGTTTTCAAAACACAGTGCCAAAATACTGaagattcatttatttttgttgtcatgaaactTAGTAAATTCATTAAATCTGGCATTTTCGCGTCATTTTGAGTACGTggattttttaatacatgtagtctGATATAAGGCTTCGGACACTAACGTTCGCTGTACATTTGAAATCGGTGCTGAGAGGACCAATGAAAATTAGTGTCCGacaaataatattgatttcacaataCTTATCAGTTACCGACCCGGGttaaaaagtaatatatatatacaaagccTGTATTTGAGCCTATTAGATTGGTCATTTGGGCCAGCAAGACTTCCAACTGACAAATTACAGGGCACATATCGGTGTGCTTATTACAAATTACAGGGCACATATCGATGtgcttatttgttaaaatatacgtATAAATTATATCATAGACAGTGTTAGAGAATTATCTTTTTGAATACACAGTATATTAGCACACAAATGTAATTATGGATTATCATAACATAACCTAAGTGAAgcatatacacacaataaaaagccaaattgaattgcttaaaaaaagataaaattaatGGTGTATGCGAACAGAAGATTGTTATtgagacaaaaaaaaacactgtaatgcGTATGTACACACTTTTACAATAATTAACTCTAAGCTGAAAGAATGTGTAACCACAATCCATATTAATGGTAGAAAGTTTTTAGCGGGAGTAGAAAAATCAGAATTGTTATTACATGGGAAGCCGCAATCAGTCCAGTGGAGATCGGCATGCTCAGTCTGTTTCCAATCCTGTCAACTAGAAATCCCCCCAACAGCGAGGACGGTATGTTTGTCCACTGTAGCGTGGAGTAGAAGCCCATGTATTGCGTCTTTGATATGCCCATGTCCTCGATGACATGCTGTTGGATACCAGAAGGACTGTCATAGCAAATGTAGTCCCCTAAAATCCATTATTTCAAGTTCATAGCGACAaacgtacatgtatacacatttacagcaaagcatacatgtatattgttaataCAATACTTCATCATAACTACATCGccttaaacatgttaaattaatttataGAAAACAATGATTCAATTTCATTTTTGACCGTTGTACTAAGTAGGTACCCTTACACCAGTAAAACAGTACTcgttttaacaaattgcaataaaaacatcaaaattgcATGGAAATTGGTGTTTTTTCTCTTGTCTGCTATATAACGAAAATATTGTGAAACAATTAAACTACCAGTTAGGTATAAATGTATATAGTGGTAAACAACACATCGTTCATACACGAAAGTGGTCCGTTGCAAATCTTTTATGTAAGGACATGCCAACATGCCAACCCAAAGGAAATTTCCAATTAATACCATGTCTTGTTTCCATTTGATAAACTTACCTGTAAGGACTATGCACAGCAACAAAAGAAAGAAACATCGAAACAGCTTTGAAAATCTTTCAGTTGGTGTACCACCATTCCCAGTAACGTCCGTATGTCCAACAACGTTTGAACTGACGTCAGTCAAACTAGACGTTGATTGCTCACATACATCGATCTGCACATGACAGATATTATAAACAGCAGTGTGGAAATCCAGATCATCATTTTCTTCCGAATCTCTGGCTATTTCTTGAGCGTCGTCAGTTCGAGTATACGAATTGCGAACATCAGATCTATTTGCAAGCAGCGGAGATTTTTCACTCACTTTCTCCATCACATTCTTATTCAGTTAAACACGCCAATCAGTCATTACGTTCAAAACATCGAAGAGTTCCAACCATGTGCAAATATTGAGACATTTATATTGCAATCTTTAGAGACTATGTTCCAGCGTGTTCACTTCGATTTAAAACTAATACATTCCATGCATATATGATTTATTTAGACGAAATGACTTGCAGCTTTTCAATGCAACAGCAATCCTCGGATTTTGTggatttgttgtattttttacgGTACCGATATTGAATTATAAATGTATTCAAAATTATCTATCAATGTACGATCTTTGGTAATAATTTAGCAGAACTAACTTAGTATGAAAGGTATCGGGTAAGTTCGGCGTGACAATCGTTCGCCCTAATTTCATTCGCCCTCTAGAATACTATAAAGGCAttgaacaaaatacaatttaaaatcaatcgATTTGATATTTTGCAACAAAGTGCATTTTAAGAAAGAGTTAAAAAGGGGCctcttcacagattttggcatgtattaaagtttgtcattaaatgttttatatcgataaatttaaacattggatctaaatatCTACAGTAAATTAtgaagaataacatttaaaaaaatgtaaccgtcaacagggctcgaaccactgacccctggagtcctggagtaaaaagtatccCATTTAGacaactcgaccatccgtgctcatgcgatcagtgaggtattttatacttaatatacgcaatcctcgtagtttcataaaatgtaacgacaacaaaactctccaaattattaattcgtttcgagttgcaacgcttaataaattttcatgtttttaaatcgccaaaagatgcatataatggctattttaagcatggtaaatgttcagtattactgtttcctcacaaatttcataactaagacaaaaatttgcgaatctgaaacaacttttttttatttttgtcaatttaccaaaacgtgaagaggcccctttaaaggaagtATGTGTTGCTTTTTCATATGTACACACGTTTACACATTTActcaatatttattgtgtttgagAGCAATaatgagttattatttaatttgataacTAGCAGTCTTACAGACAGATGGACAAACGGACGGAGACAGACAGATatacagactgacaaacagacagacagacggacggacggacttacGGACGGACATACCTACAGAAAGACAGATGAacgttttaaaatacatttattaaaatcatgAATGGGTGCTcgaaacataataataataattaataaataataataacataatacacaacattattttattacatttatttaacatcaTCGACAATAAATTTTAATCCTGGCATTGAGTAGAAGCTATTTCACCTTACTTTTACAAAACTTGAACATAACTTATCAAGCATACGGTGTTTATATTACATGTAAagatattaaatttgtattttgttgagaCAAAAGCCTTTTACACACAATGGCATGCATATAAGCATTAAACAATACCAGCTTGCAGACtgataaaattattaattataatgcaATACACATACTTGTCTTACAAaagaatacataattattttgtaacgAAACAAAAAGCTCCATACAATACACATTTgctttatttgtttcatttgcaTTCGTCTGGTTATAATAATAAGGGCGAAGATTAGGAGAAAGCAGGACGAACGCGCCAATATTCAAACGGTAAGGCAGTGAAGACATTGTTAACTCACACCATCATTTATCTGAGTTTcaagaaaaacatgaaaattgcATTCGCATAACAGACACGAGGGTTCAATATCGAACATAAGTTTATTCATTAATCATAGTATTACGGACTACCATTAGATTGGATCAATGATTTCAGCAAAATGATAAACTCTTCGACTTCGTAACATGTAGACTCGTTGTACTCATTGAATGACTGtataatttattgaataatattacatttatacaaaTGCACCAATTACTAAGTTACTATTAATTTCTCAACAAATCACTGCATCACTTGGTTAACATAACAAATAGTTATTTAATACATCCGACAATGAAAATTGATGCGCACATtggcctttgtttacattttgcttaTTTAGGTGGCGAATTACATACAAAGGGGAGTAACTGGTGAAATATTACAATTGTCGGTTGCATTGCTGATGCATTGTGTACATTTGTAGTTAACGAGATTGATGTAAAATATCGAGCAATGTTTCGAAACTCACaattcttttaattattttaatcatcAACGAAGATTCTTCAAACGTTCCTTTCTGCTGAGATTCAATCCTCCTCCTGAAAATGAACAAACATACGATACTTATTTTGGTCATGACTTATCAATAGTTGTactatattatacaatataaagaaatgactgaacaaaatatacaaagctctgcagaattaatttaatttaacggAAATGCTTTTATTCCTACACTTGCATGCACAATTGTTGTGTCATTTAATTAAGGGATCAGTGTAGATTTGATCACTCAATCCGGAATTTACTGTACACGGGAtgggtatttttaccaaaaatACCAGCAAACAAAGCATTACGAAAAATAATTGATGATTCAAGCACGTCACCTAACTTGTATCATGTTTTGCTTGCGGTAAGTCGTACATGCATCGTTCTTTTTAAAATCGTTATTGtggtatattttaaacaaatcccTGAATATTCCCCTTAACTCGTGTTTCCTAcgatattttcagaaatagtaacACGCGAGAAACATAACTAAACAACGTAGGCATACCACGCGACGAATCCACAGTGTATAGTACCGCAGCAGTTAATAATGCACctgaaaatcaaaaacaaaatatccatatgtaaatcaacaaaattaaaaaaatatatatgtttaatgtacACATGACATAAGTGTTATTTTCAGAATTTACCTCAAGTCTGTTTTTACATTCGATCCAAATGATTTGCACGAATACAATGTGTATGATTATTATGTACTGTTGTGGTTTGGCAATGTACAATGAAGTTATGCAATTCAAAAcattaatgaaattaaaaaaaatacatatgggTATACATCGAGTGTCTAACGTGAATCATTCTCTGTTAtcatattgtaaattaaattgTGTCAAACTTCATTTTCCCCTTCATTCTGCCAGTTACTAGCAGCACATACAATCTGATCTTATTATCAGTTAGCCGCGTTAGCCGGCTGATCTTTAGCTGAAAAGGTTGGAAAAGGTTATTGAATGCCCCCGATTAAAAAATACAGTCAATTTCGTCCGATTTATTTGTTGAGAAAactttttctgtgtttaacaCGAAAACTTAACTCGAGAATGAATAGAATCACTTGCATTTTCACATATActaaaattttattaatttagcgTCGCAATATATTAGAAATTAGCTTtaattttagttgcaattttCCCCAATACCGAAACGTCTTCTCCAATAAGGAAACACGTAATCTTATTTCTGAGAACAAAGGTCAGCGACCGTGATGTAGGTTTTCATTTCTAAAACAATGCATGTTTTAAAGatagataaaaaatgttttaataccaAACGCTATATATATCTCAATATGTGTATAACCATACTACACAGTAAGTTGACAGAAGTGACACAGACCAGACCCCATTGAAACACTAAGCACAACACTTTCTGGAATAGTTCCAATGGCATTTGTAATGAAATGTATACCAATGTTTAATGACAAAATGATGGACCCAGTATGTACATGGGCTGAAAACACCGCCACCAGAGCTTGAGTGAACGATCCAAACGTGAATCattattcttaaaaataaaaataagtttgaaGACACGTATTAATTGATAATGTTAACATCCACATCAAATTCAACTGTAAACTTAATATTTAGCAGCGGTGATACACATCGCATTCTTTTTAAAGCTCGGTTAGCAGGTTGATACAACGCCATAATCTTTGTTTCGGATAACAGGttgataaatatatcattttctttttaaaataataaagagGGTGTCACACTATTAATCATAATTTTTGGTTTCGCTTTTGGAATTTTCCGATATTGGGGAATCGACTATACTCGTATTTTATATACCACGTCAtacacagggtgcaggatcacgtgacctTGTTGGGTTCccaaattaaacgttaatggatgtaaacacaccggtaagtgctgctttttttccaaattactttttaaaaactTTTGTCTTCAGATTTTAAACTACTGTAGTTCATAAACGACAGATTTtcatgctgcttatggcaatgtgaaatacatcggaattactttattcaataagccagtgttcttgttcaaa
Encoded here:
- the LOC127833773 gene encoding major facilitator superfamily domain-containing protein 1-like isoform X5 — encoded protein: MEKVSEKSPLLANRSDVRNSYTRTDDAQEIARDSEENDDLDFHTAVYNICHVQIDVCEQSTSSLTDVSSNVVGHTDVTGNGGTPTERFSKLFRCFFLLLLCIVLTGDYICYDSPSGIQQHVIEDMGISKTQYMGFYSTLQWTNIPSSLLGGFLVDRIGNRLSMPISTGLIAASHTLFAVGALFKNYWVMWVARALFGLVAAPSAIANDNLTVKWFQQSMLNMVMAMKTSLGRVCSVLTLNIMDPIYDFVSARTQPMYTLGVTLFTGSCCGLLCTLAAKLAAVIDRRSDVQKHIDHPPVAKDDSKKEESKFIRISDVRRFPSTFWLIAISSALFYLQLFPFVTQGELFFATKYSRSPKEANTINSMVYMVGAVSMPLFGVAIDRVGRNLYFLMTGLVLGLTSHIMMTFTFVEPYVCTVILGLGYSLVTTTCWPLVSYAVPLRYLGTAFGIMGTIISVGQAIDTYFVGFIVDTAGYMVLEVFFTMCVICGLLNLSTKQRAVFLKQHV
- the LOC127833773 gene encoding major facilitator superfamily domain-containing protein 1-like isoform X3, encoding MEKVSEKSPLLANRSDVRNSYTRTDDAQEIARDSEENDDLDFHTAVYNICHVQIDVCEQSTSSLTDVSSNVVGHTDVTGNGGTPTERFSKLFRCFFLLLLCIVLTGDYICYDSPSGIQQHVIEDMGISKTQYMGFYSTLQWTNIPSSLLGGFLVDRIGNRLSMPISTGLIAASHTLFAVGALFKNYWVMWVARALFGLVAAPSAIANDNLTVKWFQQSMLNMVMAMKTSLGRVCSVLTLNIMDPIYDFVSARTQPMYTLGVTLFTGSCCGLLCTLAAKLAAVIDRRSDVQKHIDHPPVAKDDSKKEESKFIRISDVRRFPSTFWLIAISSALFYLQLFPFVTQGELFFATKYSRSPKEANTINSMVYMVGAVSMPLFGVAIDRVGRNLYFLMTGLVLGLTSHIMMTFTFVEPYVCTVILGLGYSLVTTTCWPLVSYAVPLRYLGTAFGIMGTIISVGQAIDTYFVGFIVDTAGYMVLEVFFTMCVICSMIAAALLYLRDASTGGLLNLSTKQRAVFLKQHV
- the LOC127833773 gene encoding major facilitator superfamily domain-containing protein 1-like isoform X8 codes for the protein MEKVSEKSPLLANRSDVRNSYTRTDDAQEIARDSEENDDLDFHTAVYNICHVQIDVCEQSTSSLTDVSSNVVGHTDVTGNGGTPTERFSKLFRCFFLLLLCIVLTGDYICYDSPSGIQQHVIEDMGISKTQYMGFYSTLQWTNIPSSLLGGFLVDRIGNRLSMPISTGLIAASHTLFAVGALFKNYWVMWVARALFGLVAAPSAIANDNLTVKWFQQSMLNMVMAMKTSLGRVCSVLTLNIMDPIYDFVSARTQPMYTLGVTLFTGSCCGLLCTLAAKLAAVIDRRSDVQKHIDHPPVAKDDSKKEESKFIRISDVRRFPSTFWLIAISSALFYLQLFPFVTQGELFFATKYSRSPKEANTINSMVYMVGAVSMPLFGVAIDRVGRNLYFLMTGLVLGLTSHIMMTFTFVEPYVCTVILGLGYSLVTTTCWPLVSYAVPLRYLGTAFGIMGTIISVGQAIDTYFVGFIVDTAGYMVLEVFFTMCVICKFHQF
- the LOC127833773 gene encoding major facilitator superfamily domain-containing protein 1-like isoform X7 yields the protein MEKVSEKSPLLANRSDVRNSYTRTDDAQEIARDSEENDDLDFHTAVYNICHVQIDVCEQSTSSLTDVSSNVVGHTDVTGNGGTPTERFSKLFRCFFLLLLCIVLTGDYICYDSPSGIQQHVIEDMGISKTQYMGFYSTLQWTNIPSSLLGGFLVDRIGNRLSMPISTGLIAASHTLFAVGALFKNYWVMWVARALFGLVAAPSAIANDNLTVKWFQQSMLNMVMAMKTSLGRVCSVLTLNIMDPIYDFVSARTQPMYTLGVTLFTGSCCGLLCTLAAKLAAVIDRRSDVQKHIDHPPVAKDDSKKEESKFIRISDVRRFPSTFWLIAISSALFYLQLFPFVTQGELFFATKYSRSPKEANTINSMVYMVGAVSMPLFGVAIDRVGRNLYFLMTGLVLGLTSHIMMTFTFVEPYVCTVILGIGYSLVTTTCWPLVSYAVPLRYLGTAFGIMGTVMSVGQAIDTYFVGFIVDTAGYLVLEVFFTMCVICGLLNLSTKQRAVFLKQHV
- the LOC127833773 gene encoding major facilitator superfamily domain-containing protein 1-like isoform X2, with the translated sequence MEKVSEKSPLLANRSDVRNSYTRTDDAQEIARDSEENDDLDFHTAVYNICHVQIDVCEQSTSSLTDVSSNVVGHTDVTGNGGTPTERFSKLFRCFFLLLLCIVLTGDYICYDSPSGIQQHVIEDMGISKTQYMGFYSTLQWTNIPSSLLGGFLVDRIGNRLSMPISTGLIAASHTLFAVGALFKNYWVMWVARALFGLVAAPSAIANDNLTVKWFQQSMLNMVMAMKTSLGRVCSVLTLNIMDPIYDFVSARTQPMYTLGVTLFTGSCCGLLCTLAAKLAAVIDRRSDVQKHIDHPPVAKDDSKKEESKFIRISDVRRFPSTFWLIAISSALFYLQLFPFVTQGELFFATKYSRSPKEANTINSMVYMVGAVSMPLFGVAIDRVGRNLYFLMTGLVLGLTSHIMMTFTFVEPYVCTVILGLGYSLVTTTCWPLVSYAVPLRYLGTAFGIMGTIISVGQAIDTYFVGFIVDTAGYMVLEVFFTMFNDSSCVVVFTGRVNRWPSESKYKTTCCFSQATCVRQTL
- the LOC127833773 gene encoding major facilitator superfamily domain-containing protein 1-like isoform X1, which gives rise to MEKVSEKSPLLANRSDVRNSYTRTDDAQEIARDSEENDDLDFHTAVYNICHVQIDVCEQSTSSLTDVSSNVVGHTDVTGNGGTPTERFSKLFRCFFLLLLCIVLTGDYICYDSPSGIQQHVIEDMGISKTQYMGFYSTLQWTNIPSSLLGGFLVDRIGNRLSMPISTGLIAASHTLFAVGALFKNYWVMWVARALFGLVAAPSAIANDNLTVKWFQQSMLNMVMAMKTSLGRVCSVLTLNIMDPIYDFVSARTQPMYTLGVTLFTGSCCGLLCTLAAKLAAVIDRRSDVQKHIDHPPVAKDDSKKEESKFIRISDVRRFPSTFWLIAISSALFYLQLFPFVTQGELFFATKYSRSPKEANTINSMVYMVGAVSMPLFGVAIDRVGRNLYFLMTGLVLGLTSHIMMTFTFVEPYVCTVILGLGYSLVTTTCWPLVSYAVPLRYLGTAFGIMGTIISVGQAIDTYFVGFIVDTAGYMVLEVFFTMFNDSSCVVVFTGRVNRWPSESKYKTTCSFSQATCVRQTL